The genomic window gctcctgcctgcagctctgactgctggagctggctgtggggccCTGAGCTCAGTCCCACAgtgccccacagctcctgcgtgctgcccagggctgccaggctgctgtggcacagggctgcaggcagcctctgccctgcctgcagcctctgccctgcctgcaggcagcctctgccctgcctgcagcctctgccctgcctgcagcctctgccctgcctgcaggcagcctctaCTTCGTGGTGCAAGCCTACGAGTGCCAGGAGGCAGATGAGCTCTCGCTGAGCAGCGGGGTGCTGGTGCAGGTGCTCAGGACCTCTGACAATGGCTGGTGGCTGATCAGGTGAGACCAGGAGACCCTTCCCAAGCCCTCCTGCCttaggggagctgctgccctgctgcagggcttcctgcctgcctctgcccaagCTCTCTGCCCTGGCCTAGGGATGGTTTCCCTCCCTGGGCCGAGTCCTCAcctgcctccccagctgccctgcccctgccccttgctgtgagctgggaggaggcttctcctcagccctgctgttcaCCCTCCCCCTCAGGTACAACGGCAGCACTGGCTAcgtgccctgcctctgcctcaggcCCTACAGGAACCCTCACCACAAGCTCCAGACCGCCGTAGACTGGGGGCTGAACGCCTccacccccagcctctgctcctccctggaggaggctgtAGGACACCCCAGGGTGCAGGTCTGCTCCTCCCATGCTCAGACtgaagaggagctgagctctcagAGGGGCAGGTCAAGGtctctgcccagagccagctccaccccagagctggagctggacagTTTGTCCCTCAGCTcaggcagcaaggagcaggacaACCTCCTCGGCCGGCAGCCCAACTTGTCAAGGTCTCTGCCCGAGGTGGAGCaggccaggagctgtgccccGGGCCAGCACTCGGCCACGCACGGCAGCAAGGCCCCAGGCCTCAGCCACAGGGACAGGAACGATTCTGGCTTCGTGGAGTCGTCTGCGGCCGAGCTCAGCCCTCCCCCGGCCGGCGCCGTGCCGCGGGTGCCCGCCCGGCCCTCGGCGCAGCAGATCCTGCAGCGCTGCAGCACCGTCACCAGGcgagccctgcagtgctgctcacacccagccccccaggctctgcccccccTGCACTAGAGCCCCCCACAGCCACaggccccctcctccccacggcagccctgggcagcagcaggggcaggaggcagctgctgggcgaCGCcggcctggggggctgggggggtctgAGTGGTTCCATGCAGGGGAGGGAGACTCAGAGGCCACTTCAGGTGCAGCTGGGGAAAGCTTTTCTCTGGCTTGTTCCTTTTGGTTCCTCCCCacagaggggaaggggctggggtccctgtccccccaggcaggggcaggggctgatgTTGTTCTACTTTTTGTACAGTTtggtcttttaaaataaaaccctttggaaggtccccagggctggggcccagAAGTgccacctggagcactgagaggctctctctccctccctgctctcacccttggtgctgggctcaggtGAGAGCCTCCTGGCTcggcccaggctgtgctgtgctcaagagagggccaggctgggcccgGGGtcgagggccaggctgggcccgGGGtcgagggccaggctgggcccgGGGTCGAGGGCCAGGttgggctctgggctgtgctctgaCCTTGGCAGTGCATCTTTAaagccctgccagggccaggTTCTTCTGTGTCTCCCCAAGTGCTGTTTAAATGTCTGGGGGTGGAAAGCCAAAGGGGAGCCAGGGTTTGGCCAGGGAAAGGACCCTCCCCAGGTTCAGCCAAAGGAGGCCAAGGGAGGACTTGCTTTACAAACTCAACTGTTAGAAGTTTACTACaaaagccaggagcagggcagctgccagagctggatgcagagcggggccctgccccccctgggcagctggaggggaggggtcacagagtcatctcctcctgctggggcaCCTCAGCCAGCTTCATGTTCTGCCAGAGGAAGTCGACGAAcatggaggcctgcagcaggcggCTCAGCCTCTGGAAGTGACGCTCTGCCGAGAGAGgacccctggggagctgctctggacccccagcacagccccctgcagccagcaggggcagccccagcctggcctgggagggtgcagctcccagggccaggctcccaccaccctcttctttctctccagtccctctttcagttcaagccctccccctgctctgtcaccacaggccctgctcagagctctgcccccagccttctgctcagcccttccagcactgcaaggccaccagcaggtcccctggagccttctccaggctgaacaacctcagctctcagcctggcctcccagcactgctgtggctcctctggccctgctcccccaggtccctgtctgtgctgtgctgaggaccccagagctgccccagcaccgcagggaatcccctccctgcccctgctgctgggggcagcccaggacagggctggctctgggctggcagcacaaggtgccagctcctgcccagcttctcacccaccagcacccccaagcccttctccacagggctgctccccagcccttcatcctccagcctgtgctgatgCCAGGGGTTGCCCCAGCTcctgtgcaggacctggcacgtGGCCTTTGTGCCCTCCTGAGGCTCACCCAGGCTCACATGCCAaggctgcccaggtccctctggatggcaatGCCCTGGTTAGCACCAGAGGAgggacagctcagcagcagggggggcacAAGGCCTCTCCTCTTTAGCCCAAGGCAATTCCCAGCACAGGGGGACCACCACTCACCAGTGTAGGGCAGCAGGGACTCCACAGCAGATTTGATGCCCGAGTACTGCAGGAGGCTGTCAGGGGCTTCATGCCTCAGGAGggtctccagcacagcctgggcctcGTGGCAGTTCCTGGAGTTGGTGTTCCACGTCACCAGgaagctcagcactgcctctggggagggaggaggtgtggagccctcagctgtgccactgctgctggcacacaggagaCACCAAGGCAGAAAACCTCTCCTGTGCCTTGCAGAGCAGTCAGCTCCTGCACACTGCCCCTGAGGAGCCAAAAGGGGCAGAAAGGGCTTGGGCAGAACCATTCCTTGAGCTGTCCCCAAAAGCTCCAAAGCAAGGGGGTAAAGGCCACTCACAAGttgaggaggagaaacttctctggtgtgaggctgctggaggcctggagcaggctgcccagagaggctgtggagtctcctctggagagcttccaaccccccctgggcactgtgcccctgggcaagctactgtggggcttgggctgggtgatgcccagaggtcctttccaaccctcccATGCTGGGGTGGTTCTTCTCACCTCAGCTGAGAACCAAGCCTGGAAGATCTCAAACCACTCTGCACAAACCTTTCTGATCCCTCCTCAGCTGAGCtatggtctcttccagctgcttctTCCCATCAGGTTCCTTGAGGATGGCTGCAGAAAGGAGGAATGGAGACCATGGAGaccccagcccacagccaggctgagcagggagaacATTCCTCACCTGAGGCAGTTTTGTTTGGGGAAACAGGAATCAGAGAGTGCcttaggtgggaagggaccttccaaacccagccccctgcagggccccagccagagcccaaACAACCCGGCCTGGGGTGGTCCCAGGGTGGGCAGTGCCCCAtcccccctgggcaaccagggCCCAGTCATGACTGAGAGGGACATGGGAGGCCCTCACGTGGGCAGCCTGGGTgtgcctgggagaggctgtgggggcaggggggactCACCCTTGAGCACAGTCAGCACCGTGTGAGGGCGAGCCAGGGAGATGGCCAAGCCCAGGGCGCGCAGgaagctcctctcctgcagcaggttggagagctcctgctccctggaaCACAAAGCAGGgcccagggaggcaggcagggctggctagacccctgcacacagcaggcaggcagggcactccagcaggcagtgctctggcagccagctcagcctgcaggtcAGTGCATGCCTCAGTGCCCAGGGCCTGGCACCCTCAAGGGTGCCCAGAACCatccagtgctggctggagggagggaaaacCCCTCTGGGGGTTTgattctgcctgctccagcagtgaggGAACATGGAGCTGAGCcagactgagagcagcagggcaaggctggcacaggatgacagagcaggtccagcccttaccccagcactgccagggcagcaccaccccacagccctcagcaccacagctctgaaacccctccagccgtggggactccaccactgaggtctccccaggctcaccacccccagctccctcagctgctcctccccagccctcttctccagacccttccccagctctgttgcccttccctggaccccctccagcccctcaaagtCCTTGGGGTgcagagcccaaaactgaacccaggactcaaggtgcagcctcaccagtgtccagcacaaggacacaatccctgccctgctcctgctggccacaccattgctgatccaggccaggctgctttgGGCCACGTGGACACCCCCtgggctcatcttcagctgctgtcaaccaggacccccaggtcctttcccactgggcagtttccagccaccctaCCCCAACCCTGCAGCACTCATGGGGtggctgtgacccaagtgcagcacccagcccttggccttgctggagCTCATCCCAGCAGCTAAATGCAGACTGGGATCAGAGAGAGCTGGATGgctgcaggtgagcagagctgcctcaggcactgtgcccttcacagctccccagggcacagGATCAACTTACTTTATGATCTGCTCCTCCTGCTTAGcctgctcctccttctcctcgATTTCTGTGACATCCTAGAAC from Dryobates pubescens isolate bDryPub1 chromosome 4, bDryPub1.pri, whole genome shotgun sequence includes these protein-coding regions:
- the NOXO1 gene encoding NADPH oxidase organizer 1, encoding MMVVSWSDQNNLLIYRTFEDFRRLHRQLKRKFPSESGSVRKIPRFKDASVKQRKSGKPNRSLEVLKVLETYSQKLLKTEAQISQGEEVIQFFKAQTQDLDPSFPKDSLVIMPSEMGGAEKAQRGKQLPPITSPQATQSYRCIEAFETKDTKNKAFQVTRGDILEVLMKDRSGWWLVENTDKQLAWFPASYLEEIDVHKDIQSALASKEEGSLYFVVQAYECQEADELSLSSGVLVQVLRTSDNGWWLIRYNGSTGYVPCLCLRPYRNPHHKLQTAVDWGLNASTPSLCSSLEEAVGHPRVQVCSSHAQTEEELSSQRGRSRSLPRASSTPELELDSLSLSSGSKEQDNLLGRQPNLSRSLPEVEQARSCAPGQHSATHGSKAPGLSHRDRNDSGFVESSAAELSPPPAGAVPRVPARPSAQQILQRCSTVTRRALQCCSHPAPQALPPLH